Genomic DNA from Nicotiana tabacum cultivar K326 chromosome 21, ASM71507v2, whole genome shotgun sequence:
aacTTTAAATAAAGTTGGTGTCCCTTCATTCAACGCTTAGTTAATTTGACTTCTAAAAATTGAATTACGTGTATTACATAATCATGAATCATGTGGGGTAACTTTTCTTTTCTAGCTTGATTCCTTGCTTGAATTTTGAGATGTTATAATTTTAATGGATTTTTCTCATAAATTTAACTGCGTGAAAAGTTATGGGTTTAAATGCAGGGGCGGTATATAAGTTACGGGTTCTGCCGAACCTAGTAACTTTGATTCAAATTCTATATTGGTCctaagaaattcattgaatatgtgtaaattattaatttagaattcaGTAACTTAAAATAATTATTATGCCAAACTCATATACTTTAAATTCTGACGCGCCTCCGTTCAAATGATCCCGGCGCCTCTGTATCTGCCCCTGACCTCGGCCTAATTAAGtcctttcccttttcttccttccGTACTGTTTTCAGCTTTGATCATTACTATGACATTCTACCAATTAGAATTCAAGATAACAATAATTCCTATGTCCTCTTCATTTGGACAAGAGGGATTGTATTCTCCATTTttaaccaagaggttgtgagtttgagtctcCTCAAGAGCAATGTGAGAAATTCTTGGAGGGAACGATGTCGAAGATCTATTTAGAAACAGCCACTCTATCCAAATAGAAGGTCTAGAATTCGAAACCTACTTGCATATCGGTCGAATCCGTCGCATGAGGATTATTTCGAGATTTATCCTCCTGTATAGTTTGCGAGCTATTATACAAGAGCGTGATTTACTCCGTGGGTACCCGAAGGATAGCGACTCCCTTGTTAACAAAAAAGGACGAAGAATACATTTACCATTTCAATACCTCTGAGATCTTCTTTCTCATGCTCCAATCAGAAACCAATATTTTCTTGGGCCCCAAACGTCATCCGACCATCCACGAGGCCCAACACCACACACCCCCTTTAAATTTCAGAGTATCCCAACACCACGCCCACATGGGAGAGCGTTCTCTTCAGTCGCTGGGTGACTCCATACCCAACATCATTCTCCTCCTTCTCTAGCCGTGGAATCAGCATACTTGAATCGAGATAGGCCGTCTATATCATATTTTTTGGGGCGTGGCTCTTCTCGTCTTGTGTAAACTTTAGATGCTTCGTGCACCTACCTATCTTTTTCTATATGAAATTTTATTACTACTTATTTTCGTGATACAACAAATCAAAACTTTTGTGTCTTTCTTACCATCTTCACATTCTTGAATAGTCATTCCTTTTGAGTCGTCTACATATTGTTGTTCACAACAGTTTGCTACAGAGAACCATTCTTTTGTTCACTTGAACATAATTTGGATTTATTTAATTCTTAGCATGAATGCTTGGTGACGTAAACTAAGAGTTCATCAAATTGCATAGAGAATCTGGTTTTCTATCAGTTTCCACAGAACACACAACAGTAagtaaataatacaataatatttACATGAAAAAATTTCAGCTTACTGAATTATAAACCATgacctacactcgtaggatttcaaccTCGCTAACTgagcaactttagattacaacctattgtaacctcgAAATTAACTTCTAGAACTATATtgcaagcctctttgtaataactctattacaaagctaaccactttgactaactctagtcaacacaaacacaaggtttatgatttacaaagtgcCCTATGAAATGTTTCTAAATAAGTTGAGTAGGAGTTACAAATGCCTAGGAGTTACAAATGCCACTTTGTTATGTTGTTTTGTTCTTCAATTCCTTGGAGTGAATGAAGGCGGTTGCACACTTGAGAGTAAAATATGTTTTAGGTTTTGCAAGTGTGTGTAATCCCTTTCCTCATGTTGGTAATATATAAGTGAGGTCATCAAAGATGATACAAAGGAGTGTTCGGTACACAACATGCTTCAACAGTGCAACAACTTTAACAACTATAAGAGTTAATTTGTACTTTGACCGGAGAAACTGATATTCACCTGTTCCCTTTGTTATTCCCTTAACTGATTTTATTGAAACTTGTGCCTGATATTTGACTTGTTGTTTTGAGCATAGAAAGGTTTTGTATCAGGTTCTCTATGTGGTGCTCATATGAAGTTTGTTAAATTATCTAACACAAAAAGACACATAACTTATCACTCACTAAGCTACCTACGAATTTAAACTCACCGTGAAATCTTAGCTCCGCCTCTAATCCGTAGGGACGGACAGAATTTAAACTTTACGGATTCAGACTCATAGCTTCTATACTAAATATGTCTATACCTTTGGGTCAAATAAGTAGCTTCTTTCATCAATATGAAGTTATTCTCACGACAAACCAGGGAGCGTGGGTTAGTTAAGTTCAGTAAATTCGAACAAAAGCCACGCGTCTAATTACTAGAACATCCCATCAAAAGTACTCAAACATTGTTTATATCAATGTAAATACGTGTCCCTCTTTTTTCCTAAGTGCTTTATATGTGTCCAACTTCTGATTGGTTTTTACGTACAACACCAATAACTACATCCTTCGGTCGATACGCTGCTTTAATCTTAGGCCCCACCTTGATCATCTTCGTCACTACTGTTTCAACTTTGCCCTAAAACAAACATGAGTTGTGTAACTATGATAATTGGCTCAAAATATTGTCATATCTCACTCTATCAATCTAAAAATAACTCTTCAACAGCGCTCTGCAACAGCCATGGATGTTGAGAATAGTGGGCCCTCCTATGGATGCCACGTTGGACCACAAGATAGGATGATAATGAACCGGATAATGTTAAGATTCCGGCCGATTGCACCGAAACCGGTCGCCGACGGTTCAGGTCCGGGTTCTAAACCGGAGAATGAAAAGGCAGAACCGGTTAGCAGACGAAGAGGGAAGAGAAAGTACGTTAGAGTTAAGAAAAATAGGAAGTGTAAGAATAGTgcagagaaagaagaaagaaaagatggaTCTGATAATAATGGATCTATTGTAACCCTTCAGTTACTTCCGGAGAGTAGCAGCAGTGTTACAAACCCGACAGATAACGTttcttttcaaaaagaaatcTCTTTCTCTGAGCTAGATCAACCCCAATGGATGAGTTTTCATGAATATGATAATAATGGTATATCCGCCTTCAGTTCAACGGATCGGTTAGATCTGAAGGTAGTGTTAAATTGTGTGATCGTCTCGTCTAAAAGTTTAATTATATGTTACAGATATCACACTTTATTGCTTAATTATATAATTTATGTCTCGACACACCTCCTTACATGTTCTGATTTTCTTTCGTGGGTCAAACATATATATTTTCTTGTTGTTTGGGTTTTGTTGAGATTCGAACCTATATATGACCTATGATTGCACTAATATATATTAGCCTAAGGATGATTTTCACTAAGAGgattcaaaatatataaaaaagtaaatacaaaaaaGCAAGAGAATTCAttatctaatatatatatatacacacattaaACATAATTCTGACCTTGTATAACATTGTAATTTCCGGCGAAGGGGTACAGATGAACCTCTTTGCGCCCCAAGCTCCCCCTCTGCTGATATATATCATGTTGAATTTTTTGGTTTATTTAATCAAAAAGTTTAAGTTGTTAGcgaaacacatttttattcacttaattaattataaaattatgtCTCAACAGGTGACAACGCAGACACCAAGAATGGTAGAGTCTTGGGTGATGGTGGATAGAATAACAAACATATTTGTGGATAGTGAAGGCTTAGGAAGTACGGACATGGAGAAAATGAAGAATCTGGAGACGGACACGTATCCAGGGCTCGTGTCGGATAGCTCAGATAGGGTGCGGTGGGTGAATCCGGCGTACCGGAGAATGGTGAATCCTCTAGAAGACGGAGGAGTGACGGCGGAGATGGTGGTGAAGATGGTTGTGAAGGAGAAAATAAGAGAGGAAGAATTACCTGCAGCTTTTGCATGCATTGTGAGGTTAGTGTATACATGGAAGAATAAGAAAAACTCACGAACAATGCCTTGTGATGTGTGGAAAATGGAGTTTGGAGGGTTTGCATGGAGGTTTGATTCTAATGCTGCACTTAGCTTGGGTCGTTAAAGGAACTAAACCCCTTCACCAAGCAAGAAAGAATACTACTCACAAGCCAACGCGCAGGTAACCTTATAGGGCTCGTTTGCTGCGAGGGATTAATCCcgagattaaatttgagatgagtttattcTTTCTTTAGTTGGAATAAAATCGTGGTATAACTAATTCCGGAATTAGTTATCCCAAGATTGTAGCGTTTTTTTATCCATATGGGAGAGTGGAATAACTAGTTCCAGAATAACTAATTCCGGAATAATTAATCATAGGATGACTTGTTTTCCAATCAAACGACCCCATATAATAATAGTAATACTACTTTTCCCTTCTCATTAGGTGTCGGTACTTAGTTTGGGATTCCAACTAATTCAGATTGGTCCCACAGATAAGAGGGGTtgttctgatggtaagcaacctccacttccaaccaagaggttgtgagttcgagtctacccaagagcaaggtgggaagtttttggagggaaggatgccgatggtctatttggaaacagcctctctaccctccccagaccccactaagtgggattatactgtgttgttgttgttgtttcagaTTGGTCCCACGTAAGGTATATTAGGGTAAGTATTCCGGAAAATTTTTATTctcaaggttcgaaccaaaacttcTGATTAAGCTCGAGAGTTCTTATCTTAGCTCAAGATGATGCACTTTCTTGTTCAAAGCTCTATCTATAAAAGTTAGGGGACATTATTGGAAATCAAGATTTGTGAAACTGAGAAAATGTTGCTTGATCAGCTGAATTTCTGTTAACCTCACTTCTTATACTCCATTTGAATTAAATTAAAGAGTAACAAAATATACTATCAAGTCTTAATTAAGTCATACACTCTTGATGTATAAATATGTTATGCTATTAATATAGTTTAGTTGATTACgacaaatttatttatttactccTATATAATGTAAAATTTTCAAAGCTTCTTTTAAATACTCGTATGTATTGTTTTCTCAATTTCTTTCAAATCAAATTATTCCCAAACTTCAGAAAATTACGTTAAAATTCAATTTTTACAACCCTATATATCCTTCCTTTTACAATGAATATCTCTAATTGTTTGCCTTGTTCAACAGAAACAAATAGAACGTTACGTTGCTGATAACGTACCACTTCACTTAATTTCTATCTCATTACATCATGTTATTTTCAAATTCGTCGTCATTTAATTTTTTCCTAATTAGGAAAGATTTTCATACTTgtctattttcaaaaaatatgtaCCCCATaagaagaatattttctttttgttgtgaAAAGAATGCTCTAGCTAGCTCGGGTCTTTAAGAGTACTCAGTCTTTTTTTCTTAAGTTTTGGATATCCCGGACTCCTTAATTAATTTGTTCCATTTTATGCAACACTCTTTTcgttttaatttgtttaaaaaggATGAAATTTTTTTATGTTTGGAAATTGTATAACTTTAAATTTCATCTTTACTCGTAATGGCATGATTTTATAGTCACAAAAATATTATCATATTTAAAACCATAATCTCTCATGGTagttttggtatatatatatatatatatatgtatatttgtcGTTCTTTCTCATTATACACTCTGaacctgtatatatatatatttgtcgtTCTTTCTCATTATACACTCTGAACCTGTATGTATAATTAATGACAACTAGTAAAGAAGTTTGTGAAGATTGCAACTTCTATGTATCTATCTTGATTGATAGTGGCGAAGCCAGAAAATTcaataagggtgttcaaatttgaacacccttTGCCAGGGGCTATGCATTGGTGTTGAAcgtctatttttaatcaataacaagtaatattttaccttatacgtaATATAATTTTTCGGCAAAGGGTGGTCAATTCCCAACATAGCTTCGCCCCTGCTGATCGACAACTATGTTTTAGCCTTCTTGTGTTTGAAGCTGGTTCTTTTACCTCGCATCTCCAATCTCTTTTGCTTGAGAGGCTTcaaattaaattgtgaaaaatttgagCATCCAATTCAATGGATGAAGTAATATATAGAGTTTAATGGGTTAattcttattattttcttttttgctcTTCTTTCATCTATTTTTGGAGAAGATAAAAATGAACAGAGAAATCAGCTGAAGAATAGATCTGAAGTTTAGGGAGCTATAGTAGGCTCAACAGGCTGAAGTATGGGCTTTGAGCCCGTGATCAAGCCAGGAATTTTATTAAAGAATGTCAAAATATAGAAAAACACAGTGAAAGAAATAAGGGAAGTCAATATAATTActtagtatatatacataaaaaaaaaattgacccaGTTAAACAGTACAATTTTCCGGTGAAGACACCCCTTAGCATACGGTGGCTAAGCCACTGCTTGGAGCAGAGAGAGTGAGTAGGCTACAataatattactccctccgttccaatttatgtgaacctgtttgactgagcacgaaatttaaaaaaaatgaagacttttgaaatttgtggtcctaaacaattcaaaaaggaatccagagtatttgtgtggttataaaaacttctcagggtagaattggaagtttaaaGTAAATTGGTTCCAAATTTAGAAAtaggtcattcttttttaaacggaccaaaaaaaaaatagattcacataaattgaaatagatGAAGCAGAGGTAGTGGCGATGGGCTGAGTAGAGTGGGAGAAAAATCCTCAGTAATTGAATGACAAAGAGAGATGTGATAGTAAAAACAGACTTATTAAGACTAGTAAAATGTGAAATAATCCAATCCAATTAATCCAAAATCTTAAGCTAATCAGTGAAGTAATTCATGACGATTtaaacattttgaaaatcatatACTATACATTCAACAAGGAACAAGTGTAATTCACATTATGTAGGCACCAATATTTTAGTCTATATCGATACCCTTATGTGATAACTCTCGTATACACTATAATTAAAATATTgctatataatataatataatatgatgTACTTATCCTTTATAAGTGTTTTTCTCACTATAACTAGCAATGCAAGAATGGATCTGTGGATCATTGAGCCATTCACATCTTAAtaaattagaaggaaaaaaaatactatACTATAGTCACAACTCACAATACGCAGTATCA
This window encodes:
- the LOC107815750 gene encoding uncharacterized protein LOC107815750, coding for MDVENSGPSYGCHVGPQDRMIMNRIMLRFRPIAPKPVADGSGPGSKPENEKAEPVSRRRGKRKYVRVKKNRKCKNSAEKEERKDGSDNNGSIVTLQLLPESSSSVTNPTDNVSFQKEISFSELDQPQWMSFHEYDNNGISAFSSTDRLDLKVTTQTPRMVESWVMVDRITNIFVDSEGLGSTDMEKMKNLETDTYPGLVSDSSDRVRWVNPAYRRMVNPLEDGGVTAEMVVKMVVKEKIREEELPAAFACIVRLVYTWKNKKNSRTMPCDVWKMEFGGFAWRFDSNAALSLGR